In a single window of the Motilibacter peucedani genome:
- a CDS encoding phosphoribosyl-ATP diphosphatase, which produces MKTFEGLWAELSEKAATRPAGSGTVEELDRGVHFIGKKVLEEAAESWMAAEHESDERTAEEVSQLLYHVQVLLLARGLTLEDVYAHL; this is translated from the coding sequence GGCAGAGCTCAGCGAGAAGGCGGCCACCCGGCCGGCCGGCTCGGGCACCGTCGAGGAGCTCGACCGCGGCGTGCACTTCATCGGCAAGAAGGTGCTCGAGGAGGCCGCCGAGTCGTGGATGGCGGCCGAGCACGAGTCCGACGAGCGCACGGCCGAGGAGGTCAGCCAGCTGCTCTACCACGTGCAGGTGCTGCTGCTGGCACGCGGGCTGACGCTGGAGGACGTCTACGCGCACCTGTGA